The Salarias fasciatus chromosome 16, fSalaFa1.1, whole genome shotgun sequence sequence TGTTGAATTTCTGGCGGTGCACTGCATACATTTCCAGGTCTGATCCTTCAGATTTTATgcagttttcattttagaaGGTAGTTGTACGGTCGAagctgaacagctgagcatGCAGCCTCCATCAATAGTAGAAATGAACCTCCCCAGCTGATGGAGAGATCAGCAGAGACTAACAGCAGGTCCATATTGAATTTAATCATCACAAGTGAGGTCAAAGGGAAAGTGAGTAAAAACATGCCTCTTATAATTTGGTTCCGCAAATGTTGGGCCAAAACTCTAATAATCTAATGTGCATGGAGGCAACACTGTGATCACTGGCAGAGAGTGCAACAAAAAAGGAAACTCAAACTTCATTGAAATGATAAAGCTACACCTGTAACACAGGCAATCCTGCCAGAGCTTCTAATCTTTGTGAATTTCATGTTCTCAAGTGCAAATATACATCACAGAACACCCAGACACACAGATGAGACCATCGGTCCTCTACAGACCTGCAGCATGGGTTCAATTGTCAGCCGGGTCGTTCTGAGTTTCTTgccacagtctaaaaacatgtgAGGTTGTTTGATGACCctaaattgcctgtaggtgtgaacaggagtgtgtgtgtttgtccttgcACTTTGAGATATCTGTTTGAAATGGAatgtgcattataaataaaatgtattattattattattattattattattattatgattattgtGTGTTcatcctgtgatggactggtacCCTGTCTGGGATGAATCCTGCCCTCGCCCACAGTTAGCTGGTATCAGCTGAAGTGCCTCGCTGCCCCAAATGGGATATAAGCAGGATAGTTGGAGAAGTAGGCAtatttttcctccctcttttcaGAAATGACATACTCAGAATTAATAGTGACATTACAACTgtcatttcaaaatgtaaatatctcTTATGAAAACAAGAGCAAATGTACTTCAAAAAGACAAGATGTTGGAAGGAAAACCCTTTTTCATCATGACATAGTAGCCAGTTGAGTATTACTAAATCTACTTTTTGAACACCAACGACATTTAAACATAGTACTAGACTATCAGACAAACTCTACAAACATAAGACCACAGCAACCAGATAATCACAATTAGTTTATCTTTTTCATGTTCAATGATGGAGGAAGTCAAACCTTATCTAGTCCCACTGCCTCACCTGATGGCCCCTGGGGGACGAGAATAAACAATGTCCAGACATGATGAGCAGCTATCGCCAGTAGTTACACAGACTGTCATCTATTACACAAACAGCTGCTAATTCAGTGAAGAACTGCCCCCTAATTTCatatgattcttttttttttttttgaagattttgtGGTTTAtggtgtcaaatgctttttttttttttaaatcaatgaataatcctgttgcatttttttgGTCGGTGACATTTGTGACATACTTGATTGAATCTATGCATCTAGAATCTATCTCTCCTTATGCCATAAGGAACAGCGAGTGTTGGTTTCTCTGAATAAACCTCTTCCCGCATCTTCTGATCTTCCCTGGTCAGGAACTTCCCTCACAAGGCCAGGTCCAACATTTACAAAGAACTTATCATTGATGTTATTTGCAGCAACATCCATATCATGTTCCTTTTGACCGTTTTCCAGAAAGTAGTTGGGACAACTCGTCTTTCCGGACCCATCGATTAACACACTGATCAATATGTCCATTATTCTTTTAATGTTTCCACAGTTGCAGGGGGAATATACAGAGAGGGCACTCATGAggttcaaaaaaacaaaaccaaaaaatttCAATCCCACATAGCTGAAGGCAGACACAGACATGAAACACACCAAAACCTGACTTGAGGCACACACAGGCACTACAGACATGGCATGAGGACAAGACGATCTGACAGCCCTGGTAAGCCCAGAGCACCAGGTGACTGCAATcgcaatcaggcacaggtgaatgGCATCAGGGCAGGGAACaacaatcagacatgaggagaagGATCCACAAAGTATGAAGCAAGAGATGTATTtagaaacaccacaaacaccaCACAGGACAAAGCATGTACCATGACAAGTGTCATTTCTATCACCAAACATTTTCTTATGGAATTCTTGCTTACTGTTTCTTAAAATGTTGATTATTTCGTTTTAATACATTTTGTATTTGTTCTCTGTCTCCTTCCTGATGGAAGCTCTATACAATGCATTCATGGACAACTTGCattttgaggctttttttttttttttttaaccatagaACAGTTTTTTCATACAACCTTGTAAATATATTGATAAATTCCAAGTATGCGCCATTAATGTCACTTTTCTTGTATAGCCTATAGTGTCCCGTTATCAGCAGATCATTTCTAAGATCTTCTATGCAttcctcatttctttttattctatattgttttctcttttttttgttattcttgTAATTGCCATCTTAAACAAGGTAGGTGGTTACTAATGTCATTTATTAGTAGTCCACTTACTGTGGAGTTATTTATATTATCAGGGAATATGTTGTCAATCAGAGTGGCATCTTTTCATTATACGAAGAAACTAAAACAGCCTTTATTCTCTGGAACATTGTGTTGTGCACTGTGTATTGCCCCGTGAAAGAATCCAGTTTTGGACTTTAAGGTTGTTTGTAGTGCTGTTATCGTAGTTAAGCTAACAGTGGCTAGCGCTAACCAGGTTAACTTCATTAGCCTCTAAAAGCACTCTGGATTATTTTGATATGTCTATGGGATTATCTCGACATCAGAAGGCTTTAACTGTCATTTACAGATACCATTTGCATAGAAATTATTCTATCCTGGGcacattacagtttttctcaaatgctaaaacacatttcacaaacgTTTCCTCTGTGTTCCCCAATGTCTAAACACAGCACCCTTTTCTAAAGCTACATAAACACAACCACGCCTTCTCActtcaaaactcaaactttcacaccaaaagagCAGCTCAAAGctttcaaaaatgtaaatactaTACACATCATTACACACTACAGCAAAACAATTGAAAACACAATGCTCAATTTGTGAGAAGGTTCTTTGTTTCATAACTGCCAATGCATATTTTCAGAAACTTCACAGTAACGGATCTTCTTAGATCTCTGAGGATTAGGCATTTAGATTTGTGAGTTTCATATGAAGAGTATAAATCTATAGAAAATACTGCACGTACAATACTGTAACACAACTCAATGCAAAAACAGAATCTATTGCACACAACGGTAGCCTACTcttgaaaacatgttcagggcgtgaagtttttttatttaatttattcacaccacacacacaccacaatcaGTGTGCGGCATCATGTCGCTGAGCTGCATCGGGCCACATCACCTCATCCACGTCGCAGGCTATATTCTCTCTTGCCAggcactgcaggaaaaaaaaccctggaatGGCGAATCCATCCTTGGAAGGCAGTGGCGTTACTAGGATGCCAGGTGTGGATGGGCATTTGTCTTACTGGGGGGGCAAAGCTTAAAACCAGCAGGGCCCTCATTCAGCAGGGGTTACTACTGATATGGACTGTCGTCGGACCGAGGGGGgcgggtgctgctgctgctgtcacagaGCGTCACGGGGGAATGCACTAgatgcggaagcgccgcgcacggagtttctgatcgcctcccatgttaaaggaatactccgaagattttggacccacaccctatccctatcatttaaaaagtgagacaagctcataaataccttttttgtgtctgtgcgtccagtggctggatcccagctgttagcatcgtagttagcttagctcaactgctggaggtgaagaggagacagagccggactgacgaaagtggacaaaatactccttccagtggtccaggggacggcgtattagcacgtgaagtaaatccaaatggttataaaacattttaaaagacgtgttttcttttcaatccattaaaataacgttttgatacacacagatctgcacaagcattgtgctccgcggaaggatataccggcgcacagcggctgagtctatggcttcaactgctgtgctccagtatatctgtataactttccagtgagggaagagataaaaatattttctgttatttttgtgGGAAAGATGCGTATTTGTGTTCGATTATTTTGATTATTTGTTCACACGTGATTGTGGTTAATGCGTGTGGGAGGGATATGTGTATATAAGCATGCCGTAAGGGGGCGTGGTTTGGTGGTGCGTTCATTGGTATGAGGTCAAGTTCAAGAGTGTACACGGTGTCGGTGAGTTAAAAGTTAAGAACAACCATGTCTTTAAGAGGCATAATATATCATGACTGATGTCAGATTGTATGTTTTGTTGCAGGTTTACAACCTGCAAGACCAACAGAGACTATTagagagagtcagagtttaTTTCTTAATTTAGTGGTGCAGGAATGGGGAGCAGGCTATGTGGTGCGGCTGCGTGTGATTAATGTATGCatatgtggaaaataaacatGTTGATCTGCGAGTTGCATCTGCCGTGCATTCTTGGCAGCCCTTCCAGAGGGCAGTCCGCTTATTACAGCAGGTAGTTAGGCGGAATCTGGACAATATCCTTCCGTGGGGGCACTGCCCACCCCTGCCCCCCCTGGTAACGCCTCCGTTGGAAGGCCTCCACTGGGATGTCAACACAAGCCAGCTCCGTTTCCCTTAGGAGGTTCTCTCTAGTGTATGGTTGTCTGTCATAAACCTTCCATCGCCACGATGAGAAGAACTTCTCTACAGGGTTCAGGAAAGGGTAGAAGGGTGGCAGACAGACTTTCAAAAACTGGTTACTGTTGGTGGTAAACCACTCTTTGATTTGGTTTGTTCTGTGGAAGCGGATATTGTCCCAAATGATCACATAAATGGGACGTATGGGCCCAGGATGGTGTTGTTGGTGGTCCAGGAGGATACATTAGCAACAGGTGTCTTCAATTTTGAGTcgttgtgtgtaatgaatgaCGCCAGGTATGTTCATTGTGTTCAAATATTGCTGCCTGTGGCAAGCATTTTGCATCACATGAGCTTTCATTTGAGAATATGAGCAGAGTTCTTTTGCAACTTGTGTTTTAGCAAGGGAAAATGTGTTTAGATTTATTAGAACGGaggattgtgttttgtgaattgtGTCTTCgtgtaaaatgtgtttatgaTATTGGCAAACGATGGCTAGATTTAGTAAATGCGTTTAGACAAGTGGTCATTTGGTTTCAAGGATTGGCTTTTGTGTTTTAgcatttgagaaaaactgtaataacgTCATTGAAGTTGTTTCACTTAAATGTGTCATTTCCCTGCTAGATGTCCAAGAAAACTGAGTCCCTCTATATTTCTGTATAATTTTGTTTGACTTATCATGACATCATTTGTCTTTTACAGATGTCCCGGATGTTGATGATGGTGACAAAGAAGTAATTCTGGagctttttaagtttttgtgtCTCTTCTATGAAGACATTAGGGACAAGAGAGGGTCTATGGCagttttaaagtttgttttgtgtcttctgttttctcctggaACAGGGTATATTGACTGTCTGTGTCATGTAAGTAGGTATTCAGTTGTCCAATGAATTGAATACACAAAACTAAATTCCTTAGCCCTTACATCCTCTACTGGCAAATCCAGCTCAAGGTaagaacagcacaaacaataTCAATGAGCTATTGAATGACTTACGATGAGATGTAAGAATTGCAAATACGTAATATATGCCTATATAAAATAATTAGAAGTAAATCAATATGTAATAAATAGATCCAACATAGCAGGAGGCTACATTTACAATAACGATAGCAAAAAACAGTCAGAAATAGGTTGGATTGTAAAAGTATTTTGCCATCACAGGGTGCATTTACATGTGTATTGTTTCAAAATGAATATGTTCAAACTAAACTAGTAGCTATACATTTAGCTAGTTAAAATACTGTCTGGAGTAAAATAATGCAGTAATGAGTGAGACTGTTTTAAGGAGATCATAACAATAGCTATAGCTATGAGCTTCTGGTATTTTCaccattattttgaaatgctTCATATCAACTTCCGGTCCTGCTAGTGGACGAGTCCTTACAGTGGAGGTCTGCCAGAAATGGTCCTGAGAGCGGAGGTTAGCAGTCAGAAAGTCTGAGACGGTCGCTTTTCAATCCTAtttacactgaacaaaaaatatgtgCTTCTGGTTTTCTCGCAATTCTTTTGAAAGGCTTCATATCAACTTCCAGTCCCGGGAGTGAAGGAGTCCTCACAGTGGAGGTCTCTAAGGAAGGGTCCTGAGAGCCaggtctgcagccagactgTCTTGGAACATTCAGAGGCGAGCAAGCTGGAGACTTGCTAAAAGCAATTTTGACAGTTTCTCTGAGTCATGTCTGAATTACTTATGTCAGTGCTGCACACAAAACCTGAAAGACCTGCAAAACGTCATATGGTCCGATCAAAGATCCTACCTCACAGAGTTTTACCCAAAAATCCACTTGAAATTTTGGTTAGTCAGTTAAATTTTCAGCTCTGAAGCCAGTCTACAGTTTTCGTTACATAAGATCACTATCAGTAAGttacagatgtttgttttgatttctaaCACAATGGCAACACTAAGTATAAGAAAAGCCCTCCTTCTGCACTCTGTGTGTTGTGAAAATATTGTAGCTTATTATGTCTCAGTGATTTTATTTAcaatacaacattttcaaagaatCTGATTGCAAAAACGTGACAGAGAAGACaatgaaagaaatattttttctcTCACTCCCTTTCCAAAGATGATGCCGTAACACGCTGAGCGCATGCTGTCACATAATGAGAAGAGAGCAGTACTGATCGATGTAGCAATCCCCAGTGACAGCAACCTCAGAAAGAAGCAACTCgaaaagctggagaaataccaagggctgAAAGAACAGCTAGAGAAGATGTggggtgtgaaggcaacagtggtgcCAGTAGTGATCGGGGCACTAGGGACAGTAAGCCCCAAACTGGATGCATGGCTTCAGGAAATACTGGGAACAACATCAGAGATCTCTGTCCACCTCCGATGGACTCACCACTTGCTGAGGGAGCCATTatggccgggtgcagtgtggaccAAGTGGCAGTCGATAGCAGGTGGCTCGGCGACCCAATCCCTGGATATAGAGACTAACTCATGgcacatggaatgtcacctcacTGGTAGGGAAGgggcctgagcttgtgagggagttTGAGAGGTACCATCTATATATAGTCTGGGTCACCTcgacacacagcctgggctctcaATATCAATTCCTCGAAAGTATCTGGAGTCTTCACTTCTCTAGTGTTGCCTGTGGTGAAAGCTGGCAGGCTAGTGTGGGTTCGCTTACAGCCCCACAGCTCAactgccatgtgttggagttcaccccagtgaatgAGAGGGTTATGTCCCTGTGCCAATGGGTTGGGGCCACATGGGaagaacagcagtgcagagtagccagccttcttggagtcccttgGAGGAGTGCAAAAACCCACCCACAATAGATACAAAGATACAAAACCACAAAGTATTACTTAAATACTTCCTTTCGATGTTGGTGCCCTGGGATTAGATACTATAAGTAGTTTGTTGGAAGATGATATTTAAGGTCATGACTCTCATGTTTATCTGCTGGCGATCGAGGCTCAACCTTGGGAAAACACTTTGATTTACCCTGAATGAACTTACTGCTCACTGCTGATGACCTTATTTACGCTATCTTTGCAATGACTTCCCCGTGGCAATATCAATACAAAGATTGCATTGCAGTTAGTTAATGAATATGCTAGACAAGATAAAACAAGTGCTGGACACATATTTAGATGTTTTTAGAAGAGATTAATAAACCACAGAGGTTTCAGACAGTTAAagacacagcacaacacaaaaTTGTGTCTCTTTTATTGAGATATtacaaaacagatgaaaaatgaaatggcGTATAAACAATATAGTTTTTATTAGCTCTGCATGGCCAAGGGCATTGGCCAAGAGGTTACgttgtttgtgtctctgctaGCAGCATAACTCAAAAAGTTATGATGGATTATATAGAAATTTTCAGGAAATGTCCAAAATGCGATGGGGTAcaactgattacatttttgggATTTGGGGGTGGTGATCTGTTTGGCGGAGTTCTGCGCTCTCCGAGTGCTTTGGAACATTATTCATGTTTGTGGAAAATAATACAACTTCAAATTGTACAAATTAAACACAATATGAAAAATCTATATCTACCAAACATTATAAAATTCATCAGTTTATAATTCTGGTTTACACTTCTTGTTCATTACACGTATTTGAGATTCACCAGAGGTCAAGACTTAAGTCTCTCAAAAGTGTTGTTTTAGTTCTCATTTGTCATAAATTTTTGTAAAAGTTTTACACCCTGGAGGAGACGCTGTATTGTAGAAAAGGCCTCTGGTTTATGGACTTCACCTTCCCCAGTGGGTTGGAAGACACGAGAGAATGTAAGGCAGCACTCTTATAGATGTAGTCTGAATGACTGTGGCTGTGAAGAGACAAACTGATTTAGTTACAACACAATACGTATTACATTTTATTGCAGCAAATATGAggtgtttcagaaaatataaactTGTAGGTGATGCATACCTTTTGCTAAAATTGCTTGCTATGGAGAAGCAGAATATGCAGCCTCCCACAAGACACAGGACTGAACCTCCCCAGCCAATGAAGAGAGCAGCTCCCAGCTCATACCTggagacacacagcagcattcAGTGAGGAACTGAAGAAATCCATCTGAGTTTAATTTAACCAAGTTAAACATATTACTCACTTTTGTTCCACGAATTTTGGGTCAAAAAACTCTGATATGATTTGGTGTGCGTAGATAGAGTATGCTAAGAGTGAGCAGGCGCctgaaacacaataaacaaGTTATAAAACTGCAGGAACAAAATAGTGACTCCAAAGACTATTTTTTTCTACACTTACCACTCAGAATATAGGTTACACCTGCTAAACAAGCAATcctggatttgtttttgttagaTCCTCCAATTTTAGTGCATTTCATGCCCACCAGGGCAAATATGGAGCCAAAAAATCCCAGACAAACCGCTGAGATCATCAGTCCTCGGCAAGCTTGGATGTAacctgcaaaaataaaacagaagtgaGCTTCCGTTGGTAGGGTGGAGGACACCAGCACCCACCCGGAGGTGGAAAAAATGAAGGCCAAAATCTCCCAATACATGCTGCTCACAGTGCAGAAACTGCTCCTCTACACACTTGAAGCTGGTAATCAGTGGCTCCTCAAATTGCTTGGTAGTTTTCGTCCTGGTGAACCTTGTCTAAAATGTAGCCGTCCTCAACGTGGGTGGGTTCAATGGATAGGCAGTGATGGATTGTTAATGGCTGTGGACAGTTATATTCTGCAGGGAGGAGTTTGGCCATAAACATCAACAAGTGACCAACCACGTTCTCACAAAACGTGATTCAAAGAATGAAAGTTCTGCATGTGTGAGCAGCTTTACAATGTCACCATAGACCATGTTTATCAGTAAGTCAGTGTCTTGACAAAACagtggataattttttttccaattctgAGACTGAAGTAAGTGCAATTAATTCACTTTTAATTGTTTTGAAGTTATTgtgttaaacaaaaaaaagttattttctccTTTGTGAGTTAAACTAACAATCGATTGAAAGTATTTTAAGTGCTTGGTGTTCCTGAAGGAGATTAACCCATAAAAGACTAAGTAGTTCGCCACTTACTTGTGGATTTGTCAcattacaaacacacatttaaaagtTTTGAATTAACCACAAATGGTTGATTATTACTTTagagttgtttaaaaaaataatactgtcttcttttttttgacagtCCTTCATATGAAATATTATTTCTGGTGGTGTAAAGCAAATATAAGaaatgtgtttggaaaaaaGTATGAGTGTCACTCTCAGTCTTTCACTTCACCTATGATTAATACTCAACAGAAATATGTGAACTTCCGCCTGGACTTAATGCTGTGGGACTGAGATGACTTATTAACAGCATGTCTGTAACTCTGAGGGGAGAGCAAATGGAAGAGAACAGACTCTGATTTCAGACAAATGTGTTTGAGGAGTGGGTCAGAGTGAAAGAAATGTCCTGCCCCAGTGAACATCCTGCCCCACTAGATTATCCACAAACTGCACATAGTCATGATTTCACAGCAGTAGATGAAAAATCCAGTGGAAAAGGCACAGGAGATGATCATGACGCCATTAGATCCTCCCCACTCCCCTTCAGTGATCAGCCAATCACTGTTGGTATGCAAatgacacagaacacacacacacacacacacacacacacacacacacacacacacacacacacacacacacacacacacacacacacacaagcagaagCCCAGCCTTCAGGTGGGACCCACATGATGCCCACACCACCACAGGCCCCCTTCACATTTTTCTGCCCCTTCCTGTATGCCTATCTGCAAGAAGGTGATAAAGGTGATATAACAAGATGGCCAGGATGTGGAGGTGACAAGGAATGCATTTATATTGTGGTTTTGTGGTTTTGGGCTCCACCTTGTGGCTCTACTGTTGATGAAAGTCTCTGAGACTTTGTCATTGACTTGGTCAGAATAAAAGCATATGAGGAGCAATGGGAACACTGTTAAATAAGGAATTCAAACAGTAGCAAACACAGAGTAAAGAAGTATTTTCAAATCTAAAAGGactttttttcatgaagttgATGCTTGTTCATGTGAATAGCCTCTTCATATCACGTCCTAAGACCCATTTGTCATTCAGCTGAACAGAGTCTCCTCTGCATCTTTTAGCTGtactttttcattgttttactgttttgttctgactgtttaatattgtttctgttgcactgtgaagcactttagcTGGCCATaggcttttttaaaaagtcaaacaGAAATACACTTGAGACTGAGATTGACATTGACAAACTGACTGATCTACCCATGGCCTTATTCTAAAGGCAAAAGCTTTGTGTGTAGGAGGGGCGTGGTTTGCTctcggctgcaggagagagggaggcggggaAGCGGCTCAGGGAGCCAGTGTccaaggtgcagcaggtgctggcAACTGATTTGATTACTCTCTCCTGCTTGAAGTAGTGTGCTGGACCGGGcggaagggagagagaggagcagagctgaactggcagcagcagactggagaggCCAGCGGACGCAAGCCTGAAAAGGCTGAAGACTGGGACGACCAGGATCGAGGTCTGCacggtgtggcggcggcggctagaGAAGCCTGCCGAACTGAGGGGTGGGGACTGGGCCCACTGAGGGACAATAAAGGAAGCTCAAACTCACTGGCTGTGGTTTCACCTGTGTCTAGCCGACCTGCGGTGGCACTTGTGTGCTACACTTTGGTATCTGAAAATGAAGCTAACTGACGCTGACAAATAGTTAAAGGCTGTAAAATGTATCAATAGGCTGCTGGTGCTTGGCCTCCACTGccaaaaatgtcattaaatacAATAATTAAGGGTTAGAGACAAACTTTGGAAGACCAAAATGCATTGAAGATAAGGTTGTCTGCTGGGCAGgaaaga is a genomic window containing:
- the LOC115403389 gene encoding claudin-10-like — protein: MISAVCLGFFGSIFALVGMKCTKIGGSNKNKSRIACLAGVTYILSGACSLLAYSIYAHQIISEFFDPKFVEQKYELGAALFIGWGGSVLCLVGGCIFCFSIASNFSKSHSHSDYIYKSAALHSLVSSNPLGKVKSINQRPFLQYSVSSRV